Proteins from one Procambarus clarkii isolate CNS0578487 chromosome 8, FALCON_Pclarkii_2.0, whole genome shotgun sequence genomic window:
- the LOC138361751 gene encoding dentin sialophosphoprotein-like, with amino-acid sequence MEGCESLSRPVNTTLRTHSHRPVQPPHQDTNFTPVCIDLVSSSGESDSETDTNSSCASSDRSAESTLAIVASHPPPRGVGVERSRAHSFPHSSPSPVPQSTSSSGCTITSSSSSSESSNVYSVKIHKNNNNTVKSENNRDSDDGSPDLRSLSSDNSDWIARSGIAADSPALPIYARGELSPPPTTPRSPSPSPPPPLTPSPPTCVRNSTSAAGSN; translated from the exons ATGGAGGGCTGCGAGTCATTATCCCGCCCAGTTAACACAACGTTAAGGACTCATAGCCACAGACCTGTTCAGCCCCCACACCAGGACACAA ATTTTACACCGGTGTGCATAGACTTGGTATCCAGCAGCGGtgagagtgacagtgagacagATACAAACAGCAGCTGTGCCAGCAGTGACAGGTCAGCGGAGTCGACATTAGCAATAGTCGCCTCGCATCCCCCACCTCGCGGGGTGGGAGTGGAGCGTTCTCGTGCCCACTCATTTCCCCATTCCTCTCCCAGTCCTGTACCTCAATCTACCAGCAGCAGTGGATGTActatcaccagcagcagcagcagcagtgaaagcagTAACGTTTACAGCGTCAAAATCcataagaacaacaacaacacagtgaaAAGTGAGAATAACCGTGACTCGGATGACGGCTCACCTGACCTTCGCTCGTTATCGTCTGACAATTCTGATTGGATAGCACGATCAGGCATAGCAGCTGACAGCCCAGCCTTGCCCATTTATGCCAGGGgggaactctcaccaccaccaacaactcccCGTAgcccttccccatctcccccaccaccGCTAACCCCTTCTCCCCCCACCTGCGTTAGAAATTCAACCTCGgctgctggatcgaattga